A stretch of Dermochelys coriacea isolate rDerCor1 chromosome 6, rDerCor1.pri.v4, whole genome shotgun sequence DNA encodes these proteins:
- the RAG2 gene encoding V(D)J recombination-activating protein 2, which yields MTQSPDIMSLQMISAINNSSLIQPGFSLLNFDGQVFFFGQKGWPKRSCPTGIFLLDLKKNELKLKPAFFSKDSCYLPPLRYPAVCALRGRTESEKCQYVIHGGKTPNNELSDKIYVMGIVCKPSKKITFKCTEKELVGDVPEARYGHTINVVHSRGKSMSVIFGGRSYIPLGQRTTEKWNSVVDCMPHVFLVDFEFGCCTSYILPELQDGLSFHVSIARNDTIYILGGHSLKNNIRPPNLYRLKIDLPLGSPAVSCTILPGGISVSSALVTQTGGKEFVMVGGYQCDNQKRMFCNTITLEDNNIEIVERETPDWTPDIKHCRIWFGSDMGNGAILLGIPGDNRQLISDANYFYILRCGGARDEEEEAAQTCSQTSTEDPGDSTPFEDSEEFCFSAEANSFDNDDIDTYNEDDEEDESETGYWITCSANCDIDINTWVPFYSTELNKPAMIYCSNGDGHWVHAQCMDLSEGMLIRLSEANIKYFCNEHVDLARGLQTPKKVLPVKKQPMKPLRRKTSMKIATPVKKSFLRRLFE from the coding sequence ATGACGCAATCACCAGACATAATGTCCCTGCAGATGATATCAGCCATTAATAATTCGTCCTTGATTCAGCCAGGCTTTTCTCTGCTGAATTTTGATGGGCAAGTTTTCTTTTTTGGACAGAAAGGCTGGCCAAAGAGATCTTGCCCCACTGGAATTTTTCTccttgacttaaaaaaaaatgagctcAAATTGAAGCCTGCATTTTTCTCTAAGGATTCCTGCTATCTTCCCCCTCTCCGTTACCCTGCTGTCTGCGCTCTCAGGGGCAGAACAGAGTCTGAGAAATGCCAATATGTCATCCATGGTGGGAAAACGCCAAACAATGAACTATCTGATAAGATTTATGTTATGGGTATAGTATGCAAGCCTAGCAAGAAAATCACCTTTAAATGCACTGAGAAAGAGTTAGTCGGGGATGTTCCTGAAGCCAGATATGGTCATACCATTAACGTAGTTCATAGCCGAGGTAAAAGCATGAGTGTTATATTTGGGGGAAGGTCATACATCCCTCTTGGACAAAGAACCACAGAAAAATGGAATAGTGTAGTAGACTGTATGCCCCATGTGTTTTTGGTTGATTTTGAGTTTGGATGTTGTACCTCATACATCCTTCCAGAGCTTCAGGATGGACTTTCTTTCCATGTCTCCATTGCCAGAAATGATACCATCTACATCTTAGGGGGTCATTCTCTTAAAAATAACATCAGACCCCCCAACTTATATAGACTAAAAATTGACCTGCCACTAGGCAGCCCAGCTGTGAGCTGCACCATCTTGCCTGGGGGTATCTCTGTCTCCAGTGCTCTTGTGACTCAGACTGGCGGTAAAGAGTTTGTCATGGTTGGGGGCTACCAGTGTGACAACCAGAAGAGGATGTTTTGTAATACAATCACTTTAGAAGATAACAACATAGAGATTGTGGAAAGGGAGACCCCAGATTGGACACCAGATATTAAACACTGCAGGATATGGTTTGGTAGTGATATGGGTAATGGGGCCATATTGCTTGGTATACCAGGAGACAACAGGCAGCTAATTTCAGATGCAAACTACTTTTACATTTTGAGATGTGGAGGAGCgagagatgaggaggaggaggcagcacaAACTTGCAGTCAGACATCTACAGAAGACCCAGGGGACTCCACTCCATTTGAAGATTCAGAGGAGTTCTGTTTTAGTGCTGAAGCCAATAGTTTTGACAATGATGATATTGACACCTATAATGAAGATGATGAAGAAGATGAATCAGAAACAGGCTACTGGATCACCTGTTCTGCCAACTGTGACATTGACATCAACACTTGGGTCCCTTTCTATTCGACTGAACTCAACAAGCCAGCTATGATCTACTGTTCCAATGGAGATGGCCATTGGGTCCATGCTCAGTGTATGGACCTATCTGAGGGCATGCTCATACGTCTTTCAGAGGCAAATATCAAGTACTTCTGCAATGAGCATGTTGATCTTGCTAGAGGGCTGCAAACGCCAAAGAAGGTTCTGCCTGTGAAAAAACAACCTATGAAACCATTACGCAGAAAAACATCCATGAAGATAGCAACTCCAGTGAAAAAATCTTTTCTTCGGAGGTTATTTGAGTAG